In Desulfosudis oleivorans Hxd3, the DNA window CACGGTTTTCACTTCCTGGTCGAAACAGCCCGCCTGAAGCCCGCAGTTGTCCCATGTTTCCGCCAGGTCCGGCGGCGCCAGACGGTTCATGATGGCGACCATGTCGCCGACAGTGGCACGCATCATTTTCTCCTCCCGGACCGTGTTCCGTTTGCCTCCAACGGCCGCCGCCCGACGCACCGGCCCGCGGGAAAAGACAACAAAAAAGGCGTGGTGAAAGACACCACGCCCCTGACAGGTTCAAACCCGTCGGTTTGCCGCCAAACCGGTTGTTTGCGTCTATACCCCATCTATCTTTCGAAAACCGTTGATTCGCATTTCAGTTGCCTTGTCTCATGAGTGGGCCCACCTGGGATCGAACCAGGGACCGACCGGTTATGAGCCGGTGGCTCTGCCAGCTGAGCTATGGGCCCATTCGCCGATGCGCCTTTTCTGCGCCCTCTGTTGTGTAATCCTTCAGCCAGGTGTTGTCAAGCGCAAAGTCAGAAACAAATCGGCCACACCACGCCGGGTATGGCCGTTTCAGGTTCCGCAAAGCACCCATAAAATCAGGACTCGATAAAATGTTTGAGCATCTTGCTCCGTGTGGGGTGCCGAAGCTTTCGCAAGGCCTTGGCCTCGATCTGGCGAATGCGCTCCCGGGTCACGGCAAAATCCCTGCCGACCTCCTCCAGCGTATGGTCTGCCTTTTCGCCGATGCCGAAACGCATGCGAAGCACCTTCTCCTCCCTGGGCGTCAACGTGGCCAGCACCTTTCTTGTCTGTTCGGACAGGTTCATGCTGACCGCGGCTTCCGAAGGAATCATGAACTTCTTGTCCTCGATAAAATCGCCCAGGTGGCTGTCTTCCTCTTCGCCGATGGGGGTTTCAAGAGAGATGGGCTCCCTGGCGATCTTGAGCACCCGCCGGACCTTTTCAAGGGGGATCTCCATCTTTTCCGCGATCTCTTCGGGCGACGGCTCGTAGCCCCGCTCCTGCACAAGGTACCGGGAGGTCCGGATCAGCTTATTAATGGTTTCGATCATGTGGACCGGAATACGGATGGTTCTGGCCTGGTCCGCGATGGCCCGGGTAATGGCCTGACGAATCCACCAGGTGGCATAGGTACTGAACTTGTAGCCGCGACGGTATTCGAATTTATCCACGGCCTTCATCAGCCCCACGTTGCCCTCCTGGATCAGGTCCAGGAACTGCAGGCCCCGGTTGGTGTATTTTTTTGCGATACTGACCACCAGCCTCAGGTTGGCCCGGATCAGCTCGCTCTTGGACGCCTTGGCCCGCAGATAGCCGTCATCTATTTTCTTCATGGTTTTCCGCAGCAGGCGACGGTCGGCCATGATGGCCCGTTCGCGGATCTCCATCTGCCTTTCAAGGGATTTGATCTCGTCGTAAAACGCGGCAAGATGCACCTTGGTGGTCTGCATGCGCGGGTAGGCCCAGTTTACAAACCCGGTCTTTGTTTTCATTTTCGACCGGATAGTGGAAACGGCGCCTCCGGCTCCCAGCCCGGCGAGCCGTCGATCAATGGTCTGCTCCATGGTGTCAAACCACTTGATCTCATCTTGAATCCGTTCCTCCATGGCATCCAGCACTTCACTCTCCAGCCGCCACGGAAGAAGGAGTTCAAAAATCTCGTCGGTCTTCCGGGTGAGCTGCTCGGCAACGGTTTTGCGTTCAGTTGCGGAGAGCGAAACGGACAGGTGTTTCTGCCGAAGGGGCTGGATGGTTGCATCCAGTGCTTTAATCTGCCGAATGGTGGCGGCAAACGCATCGATCCGCAGGATCTCTTCCTCTCCTGCATCACCTTCATCCACATCCTTTAAAACCGATTTGGGACGCAGATTGCCGACATCAATATTATCGCCGTAGGCGATGATGCTCTCCACCCCAACGGCGGTATCCAGCATGCCCCTTAAGGCTTCCTGTTCCCCTGCTTCGATCTTCTTGGCAATCTCGACCTCTCCCTCCCGGCTCAGCAGGGTGACCAGACCCATCTCCCGAAGGTACATCTTGACCGTATCGGTCACCGAACCCGGGTCTGAATCATAAGTCACCGGGCTGTCGCCGCGGGTGGTACTCTTTGCCCCGTCTTCTCCGGAATCATCCGCCTGATCGGCCTTTTTCACCACCGAAATATCCAGATCATCCAGATGCACCAGCAGATCATCCATCTGATCGGTGGGAATATCATTGGCCTCAATTGCCTTGGCAATCTCCTCGTAGGTCAGTTCTCCCTGCTTTTTCCCCTTGGCGATCAGCCCGCTCAGTTTCTGCTTGAAATTCTGAGGCGGGGGAGATGCCGCTGCCTGCCGTTTTTTGCCGGCCGGGGCCTTCTTCCCCGCCTTACCGGCCGCTGGGCTCACTTTTCGCTTCTTTTCAGCGACGGCTCCTGCCTTGGGTTTCCTGTCGGCTGCCGCCTTGACAGCGGCAGCCTTTTTCACAGGTTTCTGCTTTACCGCAGTCTTTTTCTTCGGCCTGGCCGTGACGGCAGCACCCGCCTTCCCCGGTTTTTCAGATGATCCGCCCGCCTTCCGGACTGCCGGCCCGCTCTTTTTTACTTTATCCGGCGAGGCAGCACTGGCAGTCGTCCCGGACGCTGTCTTGCGGGTAGCACCTTTTACGGGAGCGGCCTTCTTTGGCGCCGCTTTCTTGTTCGCCGGTTTTGCCAAGGCGGCTTTTTTAGCCGCCTTGGCCGGCTTGCCCGTTGCGGTACCCGGCTTTCCGGTGGATGCGGGTTTCTTTTTCACAGAGGGTGTCTTTGCCATACCGTGTAACTCCTTCAAACGCCATGGGGCCTTACTTTTTTGCTGTTTTGCGTTTCGCTGCCGCGGCTTTTTTCTTCGGAGCCGCCTTTTTCTTGGGCGCTGCCTTCTTGGCGGCGGCCTTCTTCTTCGGCGCTGCCTTCTTGGCGGCGGCTTTCTTCTTCGGGGCCGCCTTCTTGGCCGCAACCTTCTTCTTCGGGGCCGCCTTTTTCTTCGGCGCTGCCTTCTTGGCGGCGGCTTTCTTCTTCGGGGCCACCTTCTTGGCCGCAACCTTCTTCTTCGGGGCCACCTTTTTCTTCGGCGCTGCCTTCTTGGCGGCGGCCTTTTTCTTCGGTGCAGCCTTCTTGACGGCGGCCTTCTTCACTGTCTTCTTTGCAACGGCTTTTTCTGTCATAACGCACTCTCCCCTTTTTGTTCTATGGTTAGTTTGTTCCGGACCTGCTCCTGCTTTGCCTTCAGCAGATGGTCGAGCAGATCCCCGTCACGGTTCTCCTCTGCCGCCTTGATCCTGTGGGACAGCGTATCCACATGACGCAGGCGGCTATCGACAAACTGGCCGATCAACTTACGACAGCCCGTTTCGTTCCACATGCAAAGTTCATCCCCCACGCAAAGGGCGCTGACAATGCGCTGCAGGGATTCATCCGGCACCACGTCGACAATATCCACGGAACGGTTCTCCAGTGCCCTTCGATGGGTCACCAGAAGCGTTCCGATGGTTTTCAACCGTTCATCGGCAAACAACGATAAAACATTCCGGGATTCTATTTCAGAGATCATCTCCGGCACGTGCAACATCATGGACAGCAGCTGGCGCTCCATGCGAAGCGACCGCCCAAACACGGATGCGGTGGTCTCTTCTTTCCGTTGATCTCCGCCTGAAGCAGATGTGTCCACGGTAAACAGGGAGGGCCGGGCAGAGCGGCTCCGGCGGCGGGCTGCCGCCTGCCGCACCTTTTCCAGCACCGCGCTCTCTTCGATTCCCAAACGTTCAGAAACCTCTTTCACATACAGGGACCGGGCCACGCCGTCTTCCACCGCGGCCAGGCTTTCCTCCAGGTCCGACATCACCCGAATCTTTCCTTCCAGGGAAAGGCCATGACGATTGACGGCCGATTCAAGAAGAAACGACATGGCGCCACCGGCCTTCCTTGCCAGGGCTTCGAAATCCTGTGCGCCGTTCTCGCGCACATAGGTGTCCGGATCATGGCCGGTGGGAAGCACCAGGATAAAAGGCTGAATTCCCTTTTCCCCGTTAAATATCTCGATACTGCGCTGGGCCGCCTTAATGCCCGCCGCATCCGAGTCAAACACCAGCACCGCCTTTGTCACGAACCCCTTCAACATTCTCAGGTGTTCCGCTGTCAGGGCCGTTCCCAGGGTGGCCACCACGTTTTTAATGCCGTGGCGGTAAAGGGAGAGAAAATCCATGTATCCTTCAGTGATATAGACCGTCCCTGCCTGGCGGCACATCTGTTTGGTGTGGCTGAGCCCGTAAAGGGAGTTACTCTTGCTGTACAGGGGGGTCTCCGGGGAGTTGAGATACTTGGGAAGCGTATCATCCATTACCCGGCCGCCCAGGGCGATCACCCGGCCGGTCAGGTCGGTGATGGGAAAGATAATCCGGTTACGAAAACGGTCATAATATCCACTGCCCTCCCTGTTCAACACAACAAGGCCGGCCTGCTCGGCCAGGGGCATGGGTATTTTGTGTTTGGAAAGAAAACGGGTAAGGGCATCCCACCCGCCGGGAGCATATCCCAGCTGAAAATCACGGACCATATCGTCCGACAGGCCCCGTTCGGCCATGTATCGCGTGGCCCGTTCACCGCCCGGCCCTTCCCTAAGGCAGGAATGGTAAAATGCCGCGGCCCGCTGCATGACCGAGAGCAACCGCTGCCGCTCGGACACATCCTTTGCTTCGCGCGATCCTTTTTCCGGCCGGGGCAGGGCAATACCGCAGCGCTTTGCCAGCAGGGCTACGGCCTCGGGGAAACCCAGCCCCTGATGTTTCATCAGAAACGTAAACACACTGCCGCCCTCGCCGCAGCCGAAACAGTGGAACATCTGCTTGTCCGGGCTGACGGTAAAAGAGGGGGTTTTTTCCGAATGAAAGGGGCACAGGCCCAGATAGTTTTTCCCCGTCTTCTTCAGCCGCACCACTTCCGAGACGATGTCGACGATATCGGCGGAGTTCTTGATGTTCGCAATGATGTCGTCAGGAATATACAATGTCAGCCAACGCTCTTTTGTGAGGTTGAGTCCCCGGCCGATGCCACGGCAATGGCCTCTGCCAGATCCAGGGTGCCGTCATACAGGGCCCTGCCCGTGATCACACCGGTCACGCCAAATTCTTGAATACCCAAAAGGGCCTGAATGTCGTCGATGGTGGAAACGCCGCCGGAAGCCACCACCGGAATGGCGGTGGCCCGGGCAAACGCCTCAATGGCCGGAATGTTGGGACCCGTCCGCATTCCGTCCCTGTGAATATCGGTAAAATTAATCGCCGCCACTCCGCACCCTTCAAACCGTGCCGCGAGATCAGCCGCGGCAATATCGGTGGTGCTGGTCCACCCTTCGGTGGCCACTCGGCCGTCCCGGGCATCAATGCCCAGAACGATCCGGCCCGGAAACTCACGGCAGGCCGCTGTCACCAGGTCGGGGTGGTTTACCGCCGCCGACCCGATCACGATTCTGGCAACACCCAGATCGGCGTACATCTTTACCGTGTCGATCTCCCGAATGCCGCCGCCCACCTGTACCGGAACCCCCACCCGGCGAATAAGGGCGCTGATCGCTTTCAGGTTCCGCGGGCTTTTTTCAATGGCGCCGTCCAGGTCCACCACGTGAATCAGTTCGGCGCCCGCTTCGGCCCAGCGTTCGGCCATGGCACCCGGATCATCGGAAAACACGGTCTCCGCGTTCATGTCTCCCTGCAACAGCCGGACACACTTACCGCCCTTGATGTCCACCGCGGGAATAACCATCATGTTGCTTCAACCGCCTTTCAGATACAGCCCTTGGTGGAAAGCGGGCCGGTTATGCGGTCATCCATGGACGTCGCCATATCCAGTGCCCTTGCCACGGCCTTGAACACGGACTCGATCACATGGTGCTCGTTCTCGCCATAGTCGACGCGGATATGCAGGGTCATGCCGCAGTTAACAGCAAAAGCCCGAAAGAACTCCTTGGCCAGCTGTACGCCAAAGCCGGTTTCCGCGGCAGGGATCGACGGAACGTTAAAAACAAGAAAGGGGCGGTTGGAAAGATCAATAACCGCGTGGGCCAGGGCCTCATCCATGGGCGTGACCGCGTACCCGTATCGCCGGATTCCCTTTCTGTCGCCAAGGGCCTTGTTTACCGAGTTTCCAAGGACAATGCCCACATCCTCCACCGTGTGGTGGAAGTCCACGTCAATATCACCGGACGCCTGGACGGTAAGGTCGAAAAAACCGTGGGCCGCAAAAAGAGACAGCATGTGATTGAAAAAAGGAATGCCGGTGGATATGGTCTGAGTGCCTATACCATCAAGCAGAACAGTGACACTCACCTGCGTTTCCGCTGTTTGTCGCTGTACAGAAGCAGAACGCTTCATGAAAAACCCCGCGCCTTTGATTGGCTTGGTTTACGCGGAAAGCGCTGTTAACAATGCACGCCCTTTGGGCCGCCAATTTCCGCCGAATAAAACCTGGTGGAGATGAGGGGGATCGAACCCCTGACCTCGGCATTGCGAACGCCGCGCTCTCCCAGCTGAGCTACATCCCCGGTATGACCGTGTAAAATTTATGAAAATTAACACCGGAAAGGGCGCCTGTCAAGGAATAAAACCATGTCTGTTACCCCGCCCTGTTCAACCGAGATGCCCGTTCTGCCCCGGTCAAGACCCGACCTTGTTGCACCCGTACCACTAATGCCCCGAATCGGTTGTCTCGATTTTGTTGTACTATATAAATATAAAAATTGTATGTCAAGAAAATTCCACCACAATATATGGGGTATTTTCTCTTTTGCGTTTTTAAAGACACCACCGTCCGCGACATAAAACCAGCCTTTGCTTTCAACCAACTCTTGACGTCCGGGCTTGAAGCGATTAGATTGCCCTGATTGACCGATTTTATTTTACCGAACGGCGCTACAACTCATGATGGATACAGCAGCAACAGCAGACAGGCAGCAGACCCTGCGAATACGCCGGTTCCTGATGGCCTGTGCCTCATACCTGCTGTGGGGAATCATATGCATCTGCGCCTATTACGTTGGGCTGATGCGTATCACCATGGGTGTTTTGCTTGGACTGGGGTTTCTGGCGTTCCTGGTCAACCTCGCTTTTTACGGGCTGTTTGCTTCCGGTCTGAACAGACGGCTCAAAGATCCCAGCCTGACCGCCGCGCAGATGATCAGCGGCATCCTGTGGGTCACCATCATGGGCTACTGCTCGCACACGTCATTGCGGGGGAGCTATATCGCCCTCTACCTGATCGTTTTTGTGTTCGGCGTGTTCAAGCTCCGACTGCGGACCTTTTTCGTACTCACTTTTGTTGCCGCGGGCTCATACGGGACCTCCATGCTGCTGCTGGCGGTCAATGCGCCGGACGCGGTCGACCCCCACCTTGAAATCACCCGGACGGTGCTGCTGCTGGCCGTTCTGATGTGGTTCTCGCCGCTGGGCTACTACATCTACAACCTGCGCGCCAGGGCGGTGCAGGCCAATGTGGAACTCAAAGAGGCCCTGGGCACCATTGAACAGCTGGCCGTGCATGACGAGCTGACGAACGTCTATAACCGTCGCCAGATGTTCCGCGTACTAAACCGGGAAAAAGCCTTTGCCGACCGGACGGGCATGCCCTTTGTTGCCTGCCTGATGGACCTGGATGATTTCAAGCTCATCAACGACACCTATGGTCATCTCTCCGGCGACACCATTCTCAGGGCCTTTGCCCAGACGATCAAGCATGATATCCGACGGGAGGATTACATCTTCCGGTACGGCGGCGAAGAGTTCCTGGTTGTTTTTACCGGGACCCGCTGTCTTGCCAACAGCGCCGACTGTGCCCAGCGGCTGCGGGCGGCAACAGCCCGCCTCGCCTTCCCCGACATTTCCGATCAGGTCCGGGTGACCATCTCCATCGGCATGACCACCTACGAGCCCGGGGAAACCATTGACAGCCTGCTCTCCAGAGCCGACGCGGCCCTTTACAAGGCCAAGAAAAACGGAAAGAACCGGGTGGAATATACTGCGCCACCCCGGCGGACACCATAAGACAGCCGGATCAATCCTTCATTTTGGCCTGTCTGCTGCAATGAGGGTGCAAAATGCATTTGCCGCCGGGGACTGGCTGCGGTCCCTGAGAAAGGCCAGGTAAAACACCCGGGTCAGTTTTACGCCCCGCAGGGCCAGGGCCTTTAACATACCGGCCCGTACATCCGCGGCCACCGCCATGGAAGACAGAACAGAAACACCGATACCGCTTTTAATCCCCTGGACCACCGCCTCGGTGCTGCCGAGCTCGGCCACCACATTCAGCCCCTCAATACCTGCTCCACGGGCCGCCAGGCTCTCTTCCAGAGCGCTTCTTGTACCCGAACCCCGCTCCCGGACAATAAAGGGCTCCTTTGCCAGATCCGCCACCGCCACCGTTTTTCTCCCGGCCCAGGGATGGGATGCCGGCACCACCACCCGCATCTCATCGGTAAGAAACGGCTGCTGAACGATCCGCCGGTCAGCGGTCCGGCCGCCGACCACCGCCAGCTCCGCCTTTCCGGAAAGAATGTCAAAAAAAACTTTTTCCGTATCACCGACCAGAAGACAGACCGTCACCTGGGGATAGGCCCGGCGGTATGCACCGATCAGGCCCGGCAGGATATGACCGGCGGGAATGGTGCTGCCGCCGATCACCAGCCGGCCGGCTACCCGGCCCTGATAGCCGGCCATCTCCGCCTCGATCCCGTCGTACCGGGCCAGCAGATCCGAAGCCTGCCGGTACAGCAGTTCCCCTGCCGGGGTCGGTGCCACAGACCGGCCCAACCGGTCGATCAAC includes these proteins:
- the rpoD gene encoding RNA polymerase sigma factor RpoD, which codes for MAKTPSVKKKPASTGKPGTATGKPAKAAKKAALAKPANKKAAPKKAAPVKGATRKTASGTTASAASPDKVKKSGPAVRKAGGSSEKPGKAGAAVTARPKKKTAVKQKPVKKAAAVKAAADRKPKAGAVAEKKRKVSPAAGKAGKKAPAGKKRQAAASPPPQNFKQKLSGLIAKGKKQGELTYEEIAKAIEANDIPTDQMDDLLVHLDDLDISVVKKADQADDSGEDGAKSTTRGDSPVTYDSDPGSVTDTVKMYLREMGLVTLLSREGEVEIAKKIEAGEQEALRGMLDTAVGVESIIAYGDNIDVGNLRPKSVLKDVDEGDAGEEEILRIDAFAATIRQIKALDATIQPLRQKHLSVSLSATERKTVAEQLTRKTDEIFELLLPWRLESEVLDAMEERIQDEIKWFDTMEQTIDRRLAGLGAGGAVSTIRSKMKTKTGFVNWAYPRMQTTKVHLAAFYDEIKSLERQMEIRERAIMADRRLLRKTMKKIDDGYLRAKASKSELIRANLRLVVSIAKKYTNRGLQFLDLIQEGNVGLMKAVDKFEYRRGYKFSTYATWWIRQAITRAIADQARTIRIPVHMIETINKLIRTSRYLVQERGYEPSPEEIAEKMEIPLEKVRRVLKIAREPISLETPIGEEEDSHLGDFIEDKKFMIPSEAAVSMNLSEQTRKVLATLTPREEKVLRMRFGIGEKADHTLEEVGRDFAVTRERIRQIEAKALRKLRHPTRSKMLKHFIES
- the dnaG gene encoding DNA primase — translated: MYIPDDIIANIKNSADIVDIVSEVVRLKKTGKNYLGLCPFHSEKTPSFTVSPDKQMFHCFGCGEGGSVFTFLMKHQGLGFPEAVALLAKRCGIALPRPEKGSREAKDVSERQRLLSVMQRAAAFYHSCLREGPGGERATRYMAERGLSDDMVRDFQLGYAPGGWDALTRFLSKHKIPMPLAEQAGLVVLNREGSGYYDRFRNRIIFPITDLTGRVIALGGRVMDDTLPKYLNSPETPLYSKSNSLYGLSHTKQMCRQAGTVYITEGYMDFLSLYRHGIKNVVATLGTALTAEHLRMLKGFVTKAVLVFDSDAAGIKAAQRSIEIFNGEKGIQPFILVLPTGHDPDTYVRENGAQDFEALARKAGGAMSFLLESAVNRHGLSLEGKIRVMSDLEESLAAVEDGVARSLYVKEVSERLGIEESAVLEKVRQAAARRRSRSARPSLFTVDTSASGGDQRKEETTASVFGRSLRMERQLLSMMLHVPEMISEIESRNVLSLFADERLKTIGTLLVTHRRALENRSVDIVDVVPDESLQRIVSALCVGDELCMWNETGCRKLIGQFVDSRLRHVDTLSHRIKAAEENRDGDLLDHLLKAKQEQVRNKLTIEQKGESAL
- the hisA gene encoding 1-(5-phosphoribosyl)-5-[(5-phosphoribosylamino)methylideneamino]imidazole-4-carboxamide isomerase, encoding MMVIPAVDIKGGKCVRLLQGDMNAETVFSDDPGAMAERWAEAGAELIHVVDLDGAIEKSPRNLKAISALIRRVGVPVQVGGGIREIDTVKMYADLGVARIVIGSAAVNHPDLVTAACREFPGRIVLGIDARDGRVATEGWTSTTDIAAADLAARFEGCGVAAINFTDIHRDGMRTGPNIPAIEAFARATAIPVVASGGVSTIDDIQALLGIQEFGVTGVITGRALYDGTLDLAEAIAVASAGDSTSQKSVG
- the hisB gene encoding imidazoleglycerol-phosphate dehydratase HisB; its protein translation is MKRSASVQRQTAETQVSVTVLLDGIGTQTISTGIPFFNHMLSLFAAHGFFDLTVQASGDIDVDFHHTVEDVGIVLGNSVNKALGDRKGIRRYGYAVTPMDEALAHAVIDLSNRPFLVFNVPSIPAAETGFGVQLAKEFFRAFAVNCGMTLHIRVDYGENEHHVIESVFKAVARALDMATSMDDRITGPLSTKGCI
- a CDS encoding GGDEF domain-containing protein, with the protein product MMDTAATADRQQTLRIRRFLMACASYLLWGIICICAYYVGLMRITMGVLLGLGFLAFLVNLAFYGLFASGLNRRLKDPSLTAAQMISGILWVTIMGYCSHTSLRGSYIALYLIVFVFGVFKLRLRTFFVLTFVAAGSYGTSMLLLAVNAPDAVDPHLEITRTVLLLAVLMWFSPLGYYIYNLRARAVQANVELKEALGTIEQLAVHDELTNVYNRRQMFRVLNREKAFADRTGMPFVACLMDLDDFKLINDTYGHLSGDTILRAFAQTIKHDIRREDYIFRYGGEEFLVVFTGTRCLANSADCAQRLRAATARLAFPDISDQVRVTISIGMTTYEPGETIDSLLSRADAALYKAKKNGKNRVEYTAPPRRTP
- a CDS encoding selenium metabolism-associated LysR family transcriptional regulator; its protein translation is MDLWRLRVFCKVVELRSFSRAAAGVRLSQPTVSSHVKDLEDHFGCRLIDRLGRSVAPTPAGELLYRQASDLLARYDGIEAEMAGYQGRVAGRLVIGGSTIPAGHILPGLIGAYRRAYPQVTVCLLVGDTEKVFFDILSGKAELAVVGGRTADRRIVQQPFLTDEMRVVVPASHPWAGRKTVAVADLAKEPFIVRERGSGTRSALEESLAARGAGIEGLNVVAELGSTEAVVQGIKSGIGVSVLSSMAVAADVRAGMLKALALRGVKLTRVFYLAFLRDRSQSPAANAFCTLIAADRPK